In Vidua chalybeata isolate OUT-0048 chromosome 5, bVidCha1 merged haplotype, whole genome shotgun sequence, one genomic interval encodes:
- the LOC128788392 gene encoding peptidyl-prolyl cis-trans isomerase-like 4 yields MAVLLETTMGDLVIDLYTEERPRACLNFLKLCKVKYYNYCLIYNVQRDFIIQTGDPMGTGRGGESIFCQLYGDQARFFEAEKVPRIKHKKKGTVSMVNNGRDQHGSQFLITTGENLDYLDGVHTVFGEVTEGMDVLKKINETFVDKDFIPYQDIRINHTVILDDPFDDPPGLCVPDRSPEPTKEQLNSGRIGADEEIDDMKGWSADEIQEVQAEKEAKTHAILLEMVGDLPDADIKPPENVLFVCKLNPVTTGEDLEIIFSRFGPIKSCEVIRDRKTGESLCYAFIEFEKEEDCEKAYFKMDNVLIDDRRIHVDFSQSVAKIKWKGKGGRYTKEDFKDHENESDKPSKFALKEKIKPKKDAKYDLMLDEDVEEPHISQSHLAKKQKKKKHHHSEEDEKRTKKSKDSDRKHEERCRERTKGVKKDRHQSCSDSQERDYTYSRQKNKYR; encoded by the coding sequence atggcagtgctgctggagacCACAATGGGCGACCTGGTCATCGACCTGTACACAGAGGAGCGGCCCCGTGCTTGTCTGAATTTCCTGAAGCTCTGCAAAGTCAAGTACTACAACTATTGTCTTATTTATAATGTACAGCGAGATTTTATTATACAAACTGGTGACCCCATGGGAACTGGCCGTGGAGGGGAATCCATATTTTGTCAGCTGTATGGTGATCAAGCCAGATTTTTTGAGGCAGAAAAGGTGCCCAGAATCAAGcacaagaagaaaggaactgtGTCAATGGTGAACAATGGCAGGGATCAGCATGGATCACAGTTCCTCATTACCACAGGGGAAAACCTGGATTATCTTGATGGTGTGCATACAGTGTTTGGAGAAGTTACAGAAGGCATGGATGtattgaagaaaattaatgaaaccTTTGTAGATAAGGATTTTATCCCATATCAAGATATCAGGATAAATCATACAGTAATTTTAGATGATCCCTTTGATGATCCACCTGGCTTGTGTGTTCCTGATCGCTCACCAGAACCTACAAAGGAACAGCTCAACAGTGGCAGAATAGGAGCAGATGAAGAAATTGATGACATGAAAGGATGGTCTGCAGATGAAATACAAGAAGTTCAGgctgaaaaagaagcaaaaactcATGCTATTCTCCTGGAAATGGTGGGAGACTTACCAGATGCAGACATCAAGCCTCCAGAAAATGTGCTGTTTGTTTGTAAGCTGAATCCTGTGACCACAGGTGAAGACCTGGAGATAATATTTTCACGATTTGGTCCCATTAAAAGTTGCGAAGTGATCCGAGACCGGAAGACTGGTGAATCTCTCTGTTATGCTTTCATTGAGTTTGAAAAGGAGGAAGACTGTGAGAAAGCCTACTTCAAAATGGACAATGTGCTGATAGATGACAGACGGATACATGTGGATTTTAGCCAGTCTGTTGCAAAGATTaaatggaagggaaaaggtGGGCGGTATACCAAAGAAGATTTCAAGGACCATGAGAATGAAAGTGACAAACCTTCAAAGTttgctctgaaagaaaaaataaaaccaaagaaagatGCCAAGTATGACCTTATGCTGGATGAGGATGTAGAAGAGCCTCACATAAGTCAGTCACACCTGGctaaaaaacagaagaagaaaaagcatcaCCACTCTGAAGAAGATGAAAAGAGGACCAAAAAATCTAAGGATTCTGACCGAAAGCATGAAGAACGCTGTAGGGAGAGGACCAAGGGTGTGAAGAAAGACAGGCATCAGAGCTGTAGCGATTCTCAGGAGAGAGATTACACTTACAGTAGACAAAAAAACAAGTACagatga
- the LOC128788414 gene encoding E3 ubiquitin-protein ligase RNF113A-like: MMAEESSVCSFVFKKRVRAAGSGQRKRPRSEQEQDSNGEEGSTVVRKKLPRDTPNPMIQKTRRYMRERPEHAPSSSEDEDPAKEIGVTYKSTRSAKPVGPEDMGATAVYELDTEKEKDAQAIFERSQKIQEELRGKEDDKNYRGINNYQKYVKPKDTSMGNASSGMVRKGPIRAPEHLRATVRWDYQPDICKDYKETGFCGFGDSCKFLHDRSDYKHGWQIERELDEGCYGVNDNGNYEVSSDEEDMPFKCFICRGSFQNPVVTKCRHYFCESCALQHYRKSQRCYVCEKQTNGVFNPAKELVAKLEKHKGEEEEEQESDHQ; the protein is encoded by the coding sequence ATGATGGCGGAGGAGAGCAGCGTCTGCAGCTTTGTGTTCAAGAAGCGGGTGCGAGCCGCGGGCAGCGGCCAGCGGAAACGGCCCCGcagtgagcaggagcaggacagcaaTGGGGAGGAGGGCAGCACCGTGGTGCGGAAGAAGTtgcccagggacacccccaaCCCCATGATCCAAAAGACCAGGCGCTACATGAGGGAGAGGCCGGAGCATGCACCAAGCAGCAGCGAGGATGAGGATCCTGCCAAGGAGATCGGGGTCACGTACAAATCGACCAGGTCGGCAAAACCTGTTGGCCCAGAAGACATGGGGGCCACAGCAGTGTATGAACTGGACACGGAGAAGGAGAAGGATGCCCAGGCTATCTTTGAGCGCAGCCAAAAAAtccaggaggagctgagaggaaaggaagatgaTAAAAATTATCGTGGCATTAATAACTACCAGAAGTATGTGAAGCCCAAGGACACATCGATGGGAAATGCCTCCTCAGGAATGGTCAGGAAAGGCCCCATCCGTGCTCCGGAGCACCTGCGGGCCACAGTGCGCTGGGACTACCAGCCTGACATCTGCAAGGACTACAAAGAGACCGGGTTCTGCGGCTTTGGGGACAGCTGCAAATTCCTGCACGACCGCTCAGACTACAAGCACGGCTGGCAGATTGAACGGGAGCTGGACGAGGGCTGCTATGGCGTCAATGACAATGGAAACTACGAGGTGAGCAGTGATGAGGAGGACATGCCTTTCAAATGCTTCATCTGCAGAGGCTCCTTCCAGAACCCCGTGGTCACCAAGTGTCGGCACTACTTCTGTGAGAGCTGTGCCCTCCAGCACTACCGCAAATCCCAGCGCTGCTATGTCTGTGAGAAGCAAACCAACGGGGTCTTCAACCCTGCAAAAGAGCTCGTGGCAAAATTGGAAAAACACaaaggggaggaagaagaggagcaaGAGTCAGACCATCAATAG